One segment of Nothobranchius furzeri strain GRZ-AD chromosome 13, NfurGRZ-RIMD1, whole genome shotgun sequence DNA contains the following:
- the rsf1a gene encoding remodeling and spacing factor 1 isoform X7: MAAPAVVTNSGPPLCPSFAEVCSFMERYGPALDLPELTFLQMERYLRDTSAVPKPLVELHVKLLRKLGRSVTTDRWEKYLAKVCQELNSTWAWELEQKGYQEMSMECKSSILKYLCECQFDENLKFKTFVNDEDPEKMRLQPVGRDRQGLMYWLQLDHEQNIRLFTEEQDDLDGSTWKCIVRTRNDLAEAVELLRAQVGPNQSRNQNQAGSRSNSPAAKDTAAGEGESGLCCSKPPQTSEERSHTEEERLKEDVKRDDATPIKLEDMEVKEKTELRPAAFDNRVSTITAIKQELKDEAQNAVPVVMAPSVVLTKVNLVEEAERAVVRSNQQAKIPLKKRDLKLADSFHSNHLSNSSSIIVCNPAVIHSQDGREKAPPGSPASSQQQLLVSAQRQELTNGRASHLPLKEGQNGVVGVKGQAGAVSHVGVIRGPSEYHRATGAEQQEQNGPSPELHRTRVVEEDKELTRKSVLVRKGPPEGGATPAPPFLPPHAGMGDEKLLKQSSCQPDGAPEASERSADSVGITSPSATPQPRRRQEENRDKAATKESEETRDAGSPQQKDEDPRVTGEKVVESSSSVSSVKRGGGLNGRVSTKNLQFGSEPKQNPLEEVSSELQKEGIRLKIKIPPHRRNKLRRKGGKAREPEEQEEGRSLRRSVRICRSSALPSCRLSAKVAESQRKKLQTKPALPVRTREVEEEDEGDEEEPRRTCGPAGKLRKRRGKRRHGRPRWTVVRSKRRRPDEDLQDSGRTAGEEEEEEEEEGGSHSEEELYKSEEVPREDACTHCGLPNHPELILLCDSCDGGYHTACLRPPLMLIPDGEWFCPPCQHKMLCEKLEEQLQNLDSALKKRERAERRRERLVYVGISVENIIPEGDEEEEEEKTEKQKDSKKSKNLGRRSTRTRKHISYRFDDFDDAIDEAIEEDIRDLCGAGAGRGNDITAVLPEDGKQSQQPVRNQSRSARSRKRRRLNDLESDSTAVESEDEFMLSNSSEDEEFGASGAEDDGEEEGDEEAGSEVGSWDRGTRPKRGPKNKPKRTRHRGRKWQQRRSSEDEDSDVELGERTSSSGMLTKTSLQDSDRYSDMSDSDAERKRRGLRRGQRQQVNYRETSESSDNSRASSVREKVKRRGRPRKEHLSSDYSDVSPSSRDSEGDEEEEDDQKRRVSQRRREDGDESRKRHRDQMDVGEKGRRLKRRQLEKEEDKDQRKRLMRTDRKEEDPDKMGRGKRRERLSQQRRKRLAQMLKKRRPSTDEEEEEEESEEDSSSSDDRPIRKRLNRIDSDDEEEEEPKMMNKKSSVGERWAENTNSDAQERGRGQNLSPSNGHQTSRGQEKSGTGSPAVLRDRAGSGRKERHNRPLDLAEGGHSDSVQNGPRS, from the exons TCCCTAAACCTCTGGTGGAGCTCCACGTGAAGCTGCTCAGGAAGCTGGGGAGATCCGTGACCACTGACCGCTGGGAGAAGTACCTGGCCAAG GTTTGCCAGGAGCTGAACAGTACGTGGGCCTGGGAGCTGGAACAGAAGGGCTACCAGGAGATGTCGATGGAGTGCAAGTCCAGCATCCTAAAA TACCTGTGTGAGTGCCAGTTTGATGAGAACTTGAAGTTTAAGACGTTTGTGAACGACGAGGACCCAGAGAAGATGCGTCTGCAGCCAGTTGGTCGGGACCGGCAGGGCCTGATGTACTGGCTCCAACTGGACCATGAGCAGAACATCCGACTGTTCACGGAGGAGCAGGATGATCTGGACGGATCCACCTGGAAATGCATCGTCAG GACCCGGAATGACCTGGCCGAGGCTGTGGAGCTGCTGAGGGCTCAGGTTGGCCCAAACCAGAGTCGGAATCAGAACCAGGCAGGATCCAGGAGTAACAGCCCTGCAGCCAAGGACACGG CTGCAGGTGAAGGAGAGTCTGGACTCTGCTGCTCCAAACCGCCCCAGACCTCAGAAGAACGAAGCCACACGGAGGAGGAACGGCTTAAAGAAG ACGTGAAGCGGGACGACGCGACGCCCATCAAACTGGAAGACATGGAGGTGAAGGAGAAGACGGAGCTCAGACCCGCCGCCTTCGATAACCGTGTTAGCACCATCACCGCCATCAAACAGGAGCTCAAGGACGAGGCCCAGAACGCCGTGCCCGTTGTCATGGCGCCCAGCGTGGTTCTGACAAAAGTCAACCTGGTAGAAGAAGCAGAGCGAGCCGTTGTCAGGAGCAACCAGCAGGCCAAGATACCACTGAAGAAGAGGGATCTGAAGCTTGCCGATAGCTTCCATAGCAACCACCttagcaacagcagcagcatcatcgtcTGTAACCCCGCCGTGATCCACAGTCAAGACGGACGTGAAAAAGCACCTCCAGGAAGTCCAGCGTCCTCGCAGCAGCAGCTGCTCGTCTCCGCGCAGAGGCAGGAACTGACCAATGGCAGAGCTTCtcatctgcctctgaaggagggaCAAAACGGTGTCGTAGGGGTGAAAGGTCAGGCTGGAGCTGTCAGCCACGTCGGAGTCATCCGCGGCCCGTCTGAGTACCACCGAGCCACTGGTGCTGAGCAGCAGGAACAAAACGGGCCGAGCCCAGAACTCCACAGGACCAGGGTGGTGGAGGAGGACAAGGAGCTGACCCGGAAGTCCGTGCTGGTGAGGAAGGGACCTCCTGAAGGGGGGGCGACACCAGCACCTCCCTTTCTTCCTCCTCATGCAGGGATGGGGGATGAGAAGCTCCTAAAGCAGTCATCCTGTCAACCCGACGGAGCTCCTGAAGCCTCAGAAAGGAGCGCGGATTCTGTTGGGATCACCTCTCCGTCTGCAACGCCACAACCAAGGAGACGGCAGGAGGAGAACCGGGACAAAGCGGCTACGAAGGAGTCGGAGGAGACGAGGGATGCAGGAAGTCCTCAGCAGAAGGATGAGGATCCGAGGGTGACGGGAGAAAAAGTGGTGGAATCAAGCAGCTCGGTTTCATCTGTGAAACGGGGAGGGGGGCTGAACGGTCGAGTTAGCACCAAGAACCTCCAGTTTGGATCAGAACCTAAACAGAACCCTCTGGAGGAGGTGTCTTCAGAGCTCCAGAAGGAGGGAATCCGCTTAAAGATCAAGATTCCTCCTCACAGGAGAAACAAGTTAAGGAGAAAGGGAGGAAAGGCGCGAGAGCCAGAGGAGCAGGAGGAAGGGAGGTCTCTGAGGAGATCCGTGAGGATCTGCAG ATCCTCTGCTTTGCCAAGCTGCCGGCTGAGCGCAAAGGTGGCCGAGAGCCAGAGGAAGAAACTGCAGACAAAACCGGCTCTTCCCGTCCGAACCAGGGAGGTAGAGGAGGAGGACGAAGGTGATGAAGAGGAGCCACGCAGAACCTGTGGacctgctgggaaactcaggaaaCGAAGG GGGAAACGGAGACACGGCCGACCGCGGTGGACCGTCGTCCGCTCAAAGAGACGCAGACCTGACGAAGACCTGCAGGACAGCGGCAGGAcggcaggagaggaggaggaggaggaggaggaggagggaggcagCCATTCAGAGGAAGAGTTGTATAAATCAGAGGAGGTTCCCCGAGAAGACGCCTGCACTCACTGTGGCCTCCCCAACCACCCAGAACTG ATCCTGCTGTGTGACTCGTGTGATGGCGGATACCACACCGCCTGTCTGAGGCCACCGCTCATGCTGATCCCGGATGGAGAGTGGTTCTGTCCGCCGTGTCAGCAC AAGATGCTGTGTGAGAAGCTGGAGGAGCAGCTGCAGAACCTGGACAGCGCTctgaagaagagagagagagcagagcgGAG GAGGGAACGTCTGGTGTACGTAGGAATCAGTGTGGAGAACATCATTCCA GAGGGagacgaggaggaagaggaggagaaaacgGAAAAACAAAAAGATTCTAAGAAAAGCAAAAACTTGGGGAGGAGATCCACCAGAACCAGGAAGCACATCAGCTACAG GTTTGATGACTTTGATGATGCCATCGATGAAGCTATCGAGGAGGACATCAGAGACCTGTGTGGAG CAGGAGCAGGAAGAGGAAATGACATCACCGCTGTCCTTCCAGAGGACGGGAAGCAGAGCCAGCAGCCCGTCAGGAACCAGAGCCGATCAGCCAGGAGCAGGAAGAGACGCCGCCTGAACGACTTAGAGAGCGACAGCACAGCGGTGGAGAGCGAAGACGAGTTCATGCTCAGCAACAG CTCCGAGGATGAGGAGTTTGGAGCATCAGGAGCCGAAGATGATGGGGAGGAGGAGGGAGATGAAGAAGCAGGCAGCGAGGTGGGCAGCTGGGACCGAGGGACCCGCCCCAAACGGGGGCCGAAGAATAAACCCAAGAGGACCCGCCACAGGGGCAGGAAGTGGCAacagagacgctcctcggaggaCGAGGACAGCGATGTAGAGCTGGGTGAGAGGACGTCCTCATCAGGAATGCTAACGAAAACGTCCCTCCAAG ACTCCGATCGGTACAGTGACATGAGCGACAGCGACGCAGAAAGGAAAAGGCGGGGCCTGAGGCGGGGCCAGCGCCAGCAGGTCAACTATCGCGAAACCTCGGAGTCTTCGGACAACTCCAGAGCCTCCTCCGTGCGGGAGAAGGTGAAACGGCGAGGAAGACCGCGTAAGGAGCACCTCTCCAGCGATTATAGCGACG TGTCGCCTTCCTCCAGAGACTCCGAGGGCgacgaggaggaggaagatgaccaGAAAAGGAGAGTAAGCCAGAGAAGAAGAGAGGATGGAGACGAAAGCCGGAAAAGACACCGGGACCAGATGGATGTGGGAGAAAAAGGGAGGAGACTGAAGAGGAGGCAGCTGGAGAAGGAGGAGGACAAAGATCAGCGGAAGAGACTCATGAGGACGGACAGGAAGGAGGAAGACCCAGACAAGATGGGCAGAGGGAAGAGGAGGGAGCGGCTGTCACAGCAGCGGCGCAAACGACTTGCTCAGATGCTGAAGAAACGGCGGCCTTCCacagacgaggaggaggaggaggaagaatctGAGGAGGATTCTTCCTCTTCAGATGATCGTCCAATTCGGAAAAGACTCAACCGCATCGActctgatgatgaagaggaggaagaaccTAAGATGATGAATAAGAAGTCCTCAGTAGGTGAGAGGTGGGCAGAAAACACTAACAGTGATGCTCAGGAAAGGGGGCGGGGCCAAAATCTGTCCCCATCAAATGGACATCAGACCTCCAGAGGTCAAGAGAAGTCCGGGACTGGAAGTCCGGCTGTGCTGAGGGACAGAGCCGGCTCAGGCAGGAAGGAGAGGCACAACAGGCCCCTGGATCTGGCGGAGGGGGGGCACTCAGACTCAGTGCAGAACGGTCCGCGGTCATGA
- the rsf1a gene encoding remodeling and spacing factor 1 isoform X9, translated as MAAPAVVTNSGPPLCPSFAEVCSFMERYGPALDLPELTFLQMERYLRDTSAVPKPLVELHVKLLRKLGRSVTTDRWEKYLAKVCQELNSTWAWELEQKGYQEMSMECKSSILKYLCECQFDENLKFKTFVNDEDPEKMRLQPVGRDRQGLMYWLQLDHEQNIRLFTEEQDDLDGSTWKCIVRTRNDLAEAVELLRAQVGPNQSRNQNQAGSRSNSPAAKDTAAGEGESGLCCSKPPQTSEERSHTEEERLKEDVKRDDATPIKLEDMEVKEKTELRPAAFDNRVSTITAIKQELKDEAQNAVPVVMAPSVVLTKVNLVEEAERAVVRSNQQAKIPLKKRDLKLADSFHSNHLSNSSSIIVCNPAVIHSQDGREKAPPGSPASSQQQLLVSAQRQELTNGRASHLPLKEGQNGVVGVKGQAGAVSHVGVIRGPSEYHRATGAEQQEQNGPSPELHRTRVVEEDKELTRKSVLVRKGPPEGGATPAPPFLPPHAGMGDEKLLKQSSCQPDGAPEASERSADSVGITSPSATPQPRRRQEENRDKAATKESEETRDAGSPQQKDEDPRVTGEKVVESSSSVSSVKRGGGLNGRVSTKNLQFGSEPKQNPLEEVSSELQKEGIRLKIKIPPHRRNKLRRKGGKAREPEEQEEGRSLRRSVRICRSSALPSCRLSAKVAESQRKKLQTKPALPVRTREVEEEDEGDEEEPRRTCGPAGKLRKRRGKRRHGRPRWTVVRSKRRRPDEDLQDSGRTAGEEEEEEEEEGGSHSEEELYKSEEVPREDACTHCGLPNHPELILLCDSCDGGYHTACLRPPLMLIPDGEWFCPPCQHKMLCEKLEEQLQNLDSALKKRERAERRRERLVYVGISVENIIPEGDEEEEEEKTEKQKDSKKSKNLGRRSTRTRKHISYRFDDFDDAIDEAIEEDIRDLCGGAGRGNDITAVLPEDGKQSQQPVRNQSRSARSRKRRRLNDLESDSTAVESEDEFMLSNSSEDEEFGASGAEDDGEEEGDEEAGSEVGSWDRGTRPKRGPKNKPKRTRHRGRKWQQRRSSEDEDSDVELDSDRYSDMSDSDAERKRRGLRRGQRQQVNYRETSESSDNSRASSVREKVKRRGRPRKEHLSSDYSDVSPSSRDSEGDEEEEDDQKRRVSQRRREDGDESRKRHRDQMDVGEKGRRLKRRQLEKEEDKDQRKRLMRTDRKEEDPDKMGRGKRRERLSQQRRKRLAQMLKKRRPSTDEEEEEEESEEDSSSSDDRPIRKRLNRIDSDDEEEEEPKMMNKKSSVGERWAENTNSDAQERGRGQNLSPSNGHQTSRGQEKSGTGSPAVLRDRAGSGRKERHNRPLDLAEGGHSDSVQNGPRS; from the exons TCCCTAAACCTCTGGTGGAGCTCCACGTGAAGCTGCTCAGGAAGCTGGGGAGATCCGTGACCACTGACCGCTGGGAGAAGTACCTGGCCAAG GTTTGCCAGGAGCTGAACAGTACGTGGGCCTGGGAGCTGGAACAGAAGGGCTACCAGGAGATGTCGATGGAGTGCAAGTCCAGCATCCTAAAA TACCTGTGTGAGTGCCAGTTTGATGAGAACTTGAAGTTTAAGACGTTTGTGAACGACGAGGACCCAGAGAAGATGCGTCTGCAGCCAGTTGGTCGGGACCGGCAGGGCCTGATGTACTGGCTCCAACTGGACCATGAGCAGAACATCCGACTGTTCACGGAGGAGCAGGATGATCTGGACGGATCCACCTGGAAATGCATCGTCAG GACCCGGAATGACCTGGCCGAGGCTGTGGAGCTGCTGAGGGCTCAGGTTGGCCCAAACCAGAGTCGGAATCAGAACCAGGCAGGATCCAGGAGTAACAGCCCTGCAGCCAAGGACACGG CTGCAGGTGAAGGAGAGTCTGGACTCTGCTGCTCCAAACCGCCCCAGACCTCAGAAGAACGAAGCCACACGGAGGAGGAACGGCTTAAAGAAG ACGTGAAGCGGGACGACGCGACGCCCATCAAACTGGAAGACATGGAGGTGAAGGAGAAGACGGAGCTCAGACCCGCCGCCTTCGATAACCGTGTTAGCACCATCACCGCCATCAAACAGGAGCTCAAGGACGAGGCCCAGAACGCCGTGCCCGTTGTCATGGCGCCCAGCGTGGTTCTGACAAAAGTCAACCTGGTAGAAGAAGCAGAGCGAGCCGTTGTCAGGAGCAACCAGCAGGCCAAGATACCACTGAAGAAGAGGGATCTGAAGCTTGCCGATAGCTTCCATAGCAACCACCttagcaacagcagcagcatcatcgtcTGTAACCCCGCCGTGATCCACAGTCAAGACGGACGTGAAAAAGCACCTCCAGGAAGTCCAGCGTCCTCGCAGCAGCAGCTGCTCGTCTCCGCGCAGAGGCAGGAACTGACCAATGGCAGAGCTTCtcatctgcctctgaaggagggaCAAAACGGTGTCGTAGGGGTGAAAGGTCAGGCTGGAGCTGTCAGCCACGTCGGAGTCATCCGCGGCCCGTCTGAGTACCACCGAGCCACTGGTGCTGAGCAGCAGGAACAAAACGGGCCGAGCCCAGAACTCCACAGGACCAGGGTGGTGGAGGAGGACAAGGAGCTGACCCGGAAGTCCGTGCTGGTGAGGAAGGGACCTCCTGAAGGGGGGGCGACACCAGCACCTCCCTTTCTTCCTCCTCATGCAGGGATGGGGGATGAGAAGCTCCTAAAGCAGTCATCCTGTCAACCCGACGGAGCTCCTGAAGCCTCAGAAAGGAGCGCGGATTCTGTTGGGATCACCTCTCCGTCTGCAACGCCACAACCAAGGAGACGGCAGGAGGAGAACCGGGACAAAGCGGCTACGAAGGAGTCGGAGGAGACGAGGGATGCAGGAAGTCCTCAGCAGAAGGATGAGGATCCGAGGGTGACGGGAGAAAAAGTGGTGGAATCAAGCAGCTCGGTTTCATCTGTGAAACGGGGAGGGGGGCTGAACGGTCGAGTTAGCACCAAGAACCTCCAGTTTGGATCAGAACCTAAACAGAACCCTCTGGAGGAGGTGTCTTCAGAGCTCCAGAAGGAGGGAATCCGCTTAAAGATCAAGATTCCTCCTCACAGGAGAAACAAGTTAAGGAGAAAGGGAGGAAAGGCGCGAGAGCCAGAGGAGCAGGAGGAAGGGAGGTCTCTGAGGAGATCCGTGAGGATCTGCAG ATCCTCTGCTTTGCCAAGCTGCCGGCTGAGCGCAAAGGTGGCCGAGAGCCAGAGGAAGAAACTGCAGACAAAACCGGCTCTTCCCGTCCGAACCAGGGAGGTAGAGGAGGAGGACGAAGGTGATGAAGAGGAGCCACGCAGAACCTGTGGacctgctgggaaactcaggaaaCGAAGG GGGAAACGGAGACACGGCCGACCGCGGTGGACCGTCGTCCGCTCAAAGAGACGCAGACCTGACGAAGACCTGCAGGACAGCGGCAGGAcggcaggagaggaggaggaggaggaggaggaggagggaggcagCCATTCAGAGGAAGAGTTGTATAAATCAGAGGAGGTTCCCCGAGAAGACGCCTGCACTCACTGTGGCCTCCCCAACCACCCAGAACTG ATCCTGCTGTGTGACTCGTGTGATGGCGGATACCACACCGCCTGTCTGAGGCCACCGCTCATGCTGATCCCGGATGGAGAGTGGTTCTGTCCGCCGTGTCAGCAC AAGATGCTGTGTGAGAAGCTGGAGGAGCAGCTGCAGAACCTGGACAGCGCTctgaagaagagagagagagcagagcgGAG GAGGGAACGTCTGGTGTACGTAGGAATCAGTGTGGAGAACATCATTCCA GAGGGagacgaggaggaagaggaggagaaaacgGAAAAACAAAAAGATTCTAAGAAAAGCAAAAACTTGGGGAGGAGATCCACCAGAACCAGGAAGCACATCAGCTACAG GTTTGATGACTTTGATGATGCCATCGATGAAGCTATCGAGGAGGACATCAGAGACCTGTGTGGAG GAGCAGGAAGAGGAAATGACATCACCGCTGTCCTTCCAGAGGACGGGAAGCAGAGCCAGCAGCCCGTCAGGAACCAGAGCCGATCAGCCAGGAGCAGGAAGAGACGCCGCCTGAACGACTTAGAGAGCGACAGCACAGCGGTGGAGAGCGAAGACGAGTTCATGCTCAGCAACAG CTCCGAGGATGAGGAGTTTGGAGCATCAGGAGCCGAAGATGATGGGGAGGAGGAGGGAGATGAAGAAGCAGGCAGCGAGGTGGGCAGCTGGGACCGAGGGACCCGCCCCAAACGGGGGCCGAAGAATAAACCCAAGAGGACCCGCCACAGGGGCAGGAAGTGGCAacagagacgctcctcggaggaCGAGGACAGCGATGTAGAGCTGG ACTCCGATCGGTACAGTGACATGAGCGACAGCGACGCAGAAAGGAAAAGGCGGGGCCTGAGGCGGGGCCAGCGCCAGCAGGTCAACTATCGCGAAACCTCGGAGTCTTCGGACAACTCCAGAGCCTCCTCCGTGCGGGAGAAGGTGAAACGGCGAGGAAGACCGCGTAAGGAGCACCTCTCCAGCGATTATAGCGACG TGTCGCCTTCCTCCAGAGACTCCGAGGGCgacgaggaggaggaagatgaccaGAAAAGGAGAGTAAGCCAGAGAAGAAGAGAGGATGGAGACGAAAGCCGGAAAAGACACCGGGACCAGATGGATGTGGGAGAAAAAGGGAGGAGACTGAAGAGGAGGCAGCTGGAGAAGGAGGAGGACAAAGATCAGCGGAAGAGACTCATGAGGACGGACAGGAAGGAGGAAGACCCAGACAAGATGGGCAGAGGGAAGAGGAGGGAGCGGCTGTCACAGCAGCGGCGCAAACGACTTGCTCAGATGCTGAAGAAACGGCGGCCTTCCacagacgaggaggaggaggaggaagaatctGAGGAGGATTCTTCCTCTTCAGATGATCGTCCAATTCGGAAAAGACTCAACCGCATCGActctgatgatgaagaggaggaagaaccTAAGATGATGAATAAGAAGTCCTCAGTAGGTGAGAGGTGGGCAGAAAACACTAACAGTGATGCTCAGGAAAGGGGGCGGGGCCAAAATCTGTCCCCATCAAATGGACATCAGACCTCCAGAGGTCAAGAGAAGTCCGGGACTGGAAGTCCGGCTGTGCTGAGGGACAGAGCCGGCTCAGGCAGGAAGGAGAGGCACAACAGGCCCCTGGATCTGGCGGAGGGGGGGCACTCAGACTCAGTGCAGAACGGTCCGCGGTCATGA